A single Primulina eburnea isolate SZY01 chromosome 11, ASM2296580v1, whole genome shotgun sequence DNA region contains:
- the LOC140804759 gene encoding AT-hook motif nuclear-localized protein 14-like, whose product MESNNNDGSSSGLISYYHPQLRHQTTPPPPPPSAAAPTPTNGVVVSNSNTGSILYPHSVPSSAVSSSLEGVKRKRGRPRKYGTPEQAAAAKRLSASASSSSPRTRDSASAAGSGVPTSGSSAYSSKKSQLAAFGNVGQSFSPHIITVAAGEDVNQKIMMFMQQSQREICIISASGSVSNASLRQPATSGGSVTYEGHFDILSLSGSYIRTETGGKTGGLGVCLSSSDGQIIGGGIGGPLTAASPIQIIVGTFLTDSKKDTKGDTSSGKQPSPANPTSVPGLNFRSPVDSTHQMGLGGSQFMVQHPSMQLPPSHSMEWRGNTGHHGLHQSPENGDYDHISD is encoded by the exons ATGGAATCCAACAATAATGACGGCAGCAGCAGCGGGCTCATCTCTTACTACCACCCTCAACTCCGTCACCAAACAACACCCCCTCCACCCCCGCCCTCTGCCGCCGCCCCCACACCTACCAATGGAGTTGTTGTCTCAAACAGTAACACTGGGAGTATATTGTACCCTCATTCCGTGCCCTCGTCGGCGGTTTCTTCGTCTCTCGAGGGGGTGAAGAGGAAGAGGGGAAGGCCGAGGAAGTACGGCACCCCAGAGCAAGCCGCCGCCGCTAAGCGGCTCTCCGCTTCAGCTTCCTCCTCCTCACCGAGGACGAGAGACTCGGCCTCGGCGGCTGGTTCCGGCGTTCCTACCTCCGGCTCATCTGCTTATTCTTCCAAGAAATCTCAGCTCGCTGCATTCG GCAATGTGGGTCAAAGCTTCAGTCCTCACATTATTACTGTTGCTGCTGGAGAA GATGTGAATCAAAAGATAATGATGTTTATGCAACAAAGTCAACGTGAGATATGCATTATCTCAGCATCTGGTTCAGTCTCCAATGCATCTCTACGTCAACCGGCCACATCGGGGGGTAGTGTTACCTATGAG GGGCACTTTGATATCCTCTCTCTATCTGGATCTTATATTCGTACTGAAACTGGAGGAAAAACTGGTGGACTTGGTGTGTGTTTGTCCAGTTCCGATGGCCAAATCATCGGTGGTGGAATTGGTGGACCTCTCACGGCAGCCAGCCCCATTCAG ATAATCGTTGGTACATTCCTTACCGACTCCAAGAAAGACACCAAAGGAGATACCTCCTCTGGTAAGCAGCCATCACCCGCAAACCCGACGTCAGTGCCAGGATTAAACTTCCGATCGCCTGTTGATTCGACTCATCAAATGGGGCTGGGAGGTAGCCAATTTATGGTCCAACACCCAAGCATGCAATTGCCTCCTTCACATTCAATGGAATGGAGGGGCAACACAGGTCATCATGGCCTGCACCAGTCTCCTGAGAATGGCGACTACGACCACATCTCCGATTAG
- the LOC140804828 gene encoding uncharacterized protein isoform X3 gives MAGDLFQDLPPPTVPPTNQSSSAISSDNSSQKPPPPLPPALKSALKRPKPPPESQPEAPGKRLRFKTTTDASEKQVIDAMQKITSHIRNPSKFCKASKLAIQLIQAGSVKPATSNHFFAILEGAMSTLSNCHDPSLRADYHALFSAAQDTTDCLSKKQHNMLNSWTIRAIWANDLFTDDSFVFSKATGRIKDAISSLPVATEDDDMEEAVNLKEVPGMVNADEKMNEVYPHATSEQHEELDPFGLDRLITSTTKKDEKSKGKNEPLTRSKKDEEENRIFLKSRREALISCVEIAAKRYKIPWCQTTIDILSKHAFDNISRFTTGQRCAIEKLWASIREQQTLRKQGKSVSGKLDVNAFEWLQQKYANEKISIRHCVGGSGDRRAQQWLG, from the exons ATGGCGGGTGACCTTTTTCAAGATTTGCCACCCCCAACTGTACCTCCAACCAATCAGTCTTCGAGTGCGATTAGCTCGGATAATTCTTCGCAAAAACCTCCGCCGCCGCTGCCGCCTGCTCTGAAGAGCGCTCTCAAACGTCCCAAGCCACCGCCGGAGTCACAGCCTGAAG CTCCTGGAAAACGTTTGAGGTTTAAAACGACGACAGATGCCTCAGAAAAGCAAGTAATAGATGCCATGCAAAAAATAACGTCCCACATTAGGAATCCATCAAAATTTTGTAAAGCATCGAAACTTGCAATACAGCTAATTCAGGCTGGTAGTGTCAAACCAGCCACTAGCAATCATTTCTTTGCAATACTTGAAGGTGCAATGTCGACGTTGAGTAATTGCCATGATCCCTCTTTACGTGCCGACTATCATGCACTCTTCTCAGCTGCTCAAGATACAACTGAT TGCCTCAGCAAGAAGCAACACAATATGTTGAATTCATGGACGATTAGGGCTATCTGGGCGAATGATCTCTTCACAGATGACAGCTTTGTG TTTTCAAAAGCAACAGGACGAATAAAAGATGCAATATCAAGTCTACCGGTTGCAACTGAAGACGATGATATGGAAGAAGCTGTCAACCTCAAAGAAGTGCCCGGGATGGTAAATGCAGATGAAAAGATGAATGAAGTCTATCCCCATGCTACTTCTGAACAGCATGAAGAACTCGATCCATTTGGGCTGGATCGACTGATCACCAGTACAACTAAGAAGGATGAAAAATCAAAGGGTAAAAACGAGCCGCTAACCAGGAGTAAAAAGGATGAAGAAGAGAACAGGATATTTCTCAAGTCACGGAGGGAAGCCTTGATTTCTTGTGTTGAGATTGCTGCAAAACGATACAAAATCCCATG GTGCCAAACGACCATTGACATCTTATCAAAACACGCATTTGATAATATATCGAGATTCACAACCGGGCAAAGGTGTGCCATCGAGAAACTGTGGGCTTCCATTAGGGAACAACAGACACTCAGAAAGCAAGGGAAATCTGTATCTGGTAAACTTGACGTAAATGCTTTCGAGTGGCTCCAGCAGAAGTATGCAAATGAGAAAATCAGCATTCGTCATTGTGTTGGAGGGAGTGGGGATCGTCGTGCTCAGCAATGGCTTGGCTGA
- the LOC140804828 gene encoding uncharacterized protein isoform X2, whose translation MAGDLFQDLPPPTVPPTNQSSSAISSDNSSQKPPPPLPPALKSALKRPKPPPESQPEAAPGKRLRFKTTTDASEKQVIDAMQKITSHIRNPSKFCKASKLAIQLIQAGSVKPATSNHFFAILEGAMSTLSNCHDPSLRADYHALFSAAQDTTDCLSKKQHNMLNSWTIRAIWANDLFTDDSFVFSKATGRIKDAISSLPVATEDDDMEEAVNLKEVPGMVNADEKMNEVYPHATSEQHEELDPFGLDRLITSTTKKDEKSKGKNEPLTRSKKDEEENRIFLKSRREALISCVEIAAKRYKIPWCQTTIDILSKHAFDNISRFTTGQRCAIEKLWASIREQQTLRKQGKSVSGKLDVNAFEWLQQKYANEKISIRHCVGGSGDRRAQQWLG comes from the exons ATGGCGGGTGACCTTTTTCAAGATTTGCCACCCCCAACTGTACCTCCAACCAATCAGTCTTCGAGTGCGATTAGCTCGGATAATTCTTCGCAAAAACCTCCGCCGCCGCTGCCGCCTGCTCTGAAGAGCGCTCTCAAACGTCCCAAGCCACCGCCGGAGTCACAGCCTGAAG CAGCTCCTGGAAAACGTTTGAGGTTTAAAACGACGACAGATGCCTCAGAAAAGCAAGTAATAGATGCCATGCAAAAAATAACGTCCCACATTAGGAATCCATCAAAATTTTGTAAAGCATCGAAACTTGCAATACAGCTAATTCAGGCTGGTAGTGTCAAACCAGCCACTAGCAATCATTTCTTTGCAATACTTGAAGGTGCAATGTCGACGTTGAGTAATTGCCATGATCCCTCTTTACGTGCCGACTATCATGCACTCTTCTCAGCTGCTCAAGATACAACTGAT TGCCTCAGCAAGAAGCAACACAATATGTTGAATTCATGGACGATTAGGGCTATCTGGGCGAATGATCTCTTCACAGATGACAGCTTTGTG TTTTCAAAAGCAACAGGACGAATAAAAGATGCAATATCAAGTCTACCGGTTGCAACTGAAGACGATGATATGGAAGAAGCTGTCAACCTCAAAGAAGTGCCCGGGATGGTAAATGCAGATGAAAAGATGAATGAAGTCTATCCCCATGCTACTTCTGAACAGCATGAAGAACTCGATCCATTTGGGCTGGATCGACTGATCACCAGTACAACTAAGAAGGATGAAAAATCAAAGGGTAAAAACGAGCCGCTAACCAGGAGTAAAAAGGATGAAGAAGAGAACAGGATATTTCTCAAGTCACGGAGGGAAGCCTTGATTTCTTGTGTTGAGATTGCTGCAAAACGATACAAAATCCCATG GTGCCAAACGACCATTGACATCTTATCAAAACACGCATTTGATAATATATCGAGATTCACAACCGGGCAAAGGTGTGCCATCGAGAAACTGTGGGCTTCCATTAGGGAACAACAGACACTCAGAAAGCAAGGGAAATCTGTATCTGGTAAACTTGACGTAAATGCTTTCGAGTGGCTCCAGCAGAAGTATGCAAATGAGAAAATCAGCATTCGTCATTGTGTTGGAGGGAGTGGGGATCGTCGTGCTCAGCAATGGCTTGGCTGA
- the LOC140804828 gene encoding uncharacterized protein isoform X1, whose amino-acid sequence MAGDLFQDLPPPTVPPTNQSSSAISSDNSSQKPPPPLPPALKSALKRPKPPPESQPEAAAPGKRLRFKTTTDASEKQVIDAMQKITSHIRNPSKFCKASKLAIQLIQAGSVKPATSNHFFAILEGAMSTLSNCHDPSLRADYHALFSAAQDTTDCLSKKQHNMLNSWTIRAIWANDLFTDDSFVFSKATGRIKDAISSLPVATEDDDMEEAVNLKEVPGMVNADEKMNEVYPHATSEQHEELDPFGLDRLITSTTKKDEKSKGKNEPLTRSKKDEEENRIFLKSRREALISCVEIAAKRYKIPWCQTTIDILSKHAFDNISRFTTGQRCAIEKLWASIREQQTLRKQGKSVSGKLDVNAFEWLQQKYANEKISIRHCVGGSGDRRAQQWLG is encoded by the exons ATGGCGGGTGACCTTTTTCAAGATTTGCCACCCCCAACTGTACCTCCAACCAATCAGTCTTCGAGTGCGATTAGCTCGGATAATTCTTCGCAAAAACCTCCGCCGCCGCTGCCGCCTGCTCTGAAGAGCGCTCTCAAACGTCCCAAGCCACCGCCGGAGTCACAGCCTGAAG CAGCAGCTCCTGGAAAACGTTTGAGGTTTAAAACGACGACAGATGCCTCAGAAAAGCAAGTAATAGATGCCATGCAAAAAATAACGTCCCACATTAGGAATCCATCAAAATTTTGTAAAGCATCGAAACTTGCAATACAGCTAATTCAGGCTGGTAGTGTCAAACCAGCCACTAGCAATCATTTCTTTGCAATACTTGAAGGTGCAATGTCGACGTTGAGTAATTGCCATGATCCCTCTTTACGTGCCGACTATCATGCACTCTTCTCAGCTGCTCAAGATACAACTGAT TGCCTCAGCAAGAAGCAACACAATATGTTGAATTCATGGACGATTAGGGCTATCTGGGCGAATGATCTCTTCACAGATGACAGCTTTGTG TTTTCAAAAGCAACAGGACGAATAAAAGATGCAATATCAAGTCTACCGGTTGCAACTGAAGACGATGATATGGAAGAAGCTGTCAACCTCAAAGAAGTGCCCGGGATGGTAAATGCAGATGAAAAGATGAATGAAGTCTATCCCCATGCTACTTCTGAACAGCATGAAGAACTCGATCCATTTGGGCTGGATCGACTGATCACCAGTACAACTAAGAAGGATGAAAAATCAAAGGGTAAAAACGAGCCGCTAACCAGGAGTAAAAAGGATGAAGAAGAGAACAGGATATTTCTCAAGTCACGGAGGGAAGCCTTGATTTCTTGTGTTGAGATTGCTGCAAAACGATACAAAATCCCATG GTGCCAAACGACCATTGACATCTTATCAAAACACGCATTTGATAATATATCGAGATTCACAACCGGGCAAAGGTGTGCCATCGAGAAACTGTGGGCTTCCATTAGGGAACAACAGACACTCAGAAAGCAAGGGAAATCTGTATCTGGTAAACTTGACGTAAATGCTTTCGAGTGGCTCCAGCAGAAGTATGCAAATGAGAAAATCAGCATTCGTCATTGTGTTGGAGGGAGTGGGGATCGTCGTGCTCAGCAATGGCTTGGCTGA